The following coding sequences lie in one Paenibacillus sp. J23TS9 genomic window:
- a CDS encoding M1 family metallopeptidase produces MAPARAKIVISSLLALCILLAGTGWLFFRDTPETQPSYAPDQAKPPKVSTPIVQQESVQKPTAEILSKRVVEYHIDTTLDPENRVIKGTQTLTWTHPGKKTVNELYFHLYPNAFSSMDSTFMKESGGKLRNDSMPADGFGSMTITDMKTAEGLSLMHRIQYVQPDDGNAKDKTLVKVRLPKPVKGGESITLSIQFEVKLPKIFARMGTADDFVMAGQWFPKISVYEPAGVRGRTTEGWNLHQYHGNSEFYADFGIYSVRIHVPDNYIVAATGFPVQAAQVRNNEKIYQFYADDVHDFAWAASPNFVVAEEPFSSAEVPGVKIKLYLDPAHKDLKERYFFAAKAALKYFSKWYGSYPYSTLSIVVPPESGNGAGGMEYPTLVTAFGAKDESPGYDLERTVIHEIGHQYFYGMLASNEFEEAWLDEGFTSYAEDKLMEQEYGVIPNLPIQASIISSPMSLTQEAWKYGSQDQYALNVYYRAKLLLKGMEQQVGSQTMSKIMSTYAKKYRFKHPATADFQKVVEQVTHESWQTFFDQYVYGNQMADFAVDSISVHKNDNDTAPVYESTVKISKKGGDYSEVPIMFTFTDGHTLNKVWNGTGDSAEFKLEYSAPLAWAMVDPKYSIVMENKHINNYLKADMDNKVLIRWNLSITKLIETLLGSLSW; encoded by the coding sequence ATGGCTCCAGCACGCGCCAAAATCGTCATTTCGTCGTTACTCGCCCTTTGTATCCTGCTCGCGGGAACAGGGTGGCTCTTCTTCAGGGATACACCGGAAACACAGCCTTCCTATGCTCCGGATCAGGCCAAGCCTCCCAAGGTATCCACTCCGATTGTTCAGCAAGAGAGCGTACAAAAACCAACGGCTGAGATTCTCAGCAAGCGGGTTGTGGAATACCACATCGACACGACACTCGATCCGGAGAACCGTGTGATCAAAGGAACCCAGACGTTGACATGGACTCACCCCGGGAAAAAAACAGTGAACGAGCTGTACTTTCATCTGTACCCCAACGCCTTCTCATCCATGGACTCCACTTTTATGAAAGAATCTGGAGGCAAGCTCCGGAATGACTCCATGCCTGCGGACGGCTTTGGCTCCATGACCATTACCGATATGAAAACTGCTGAAGGCCTTTCACTTATGCATCGTATCCAGTATGTCCAACCTGACGACGGCAACGCAAAGGACAAGACTCTTGTCAAAGTCCGGCTTCCTAAACCCGTCAAGGGTGGAGAAAGCATCACGCTCAGCATCCAGTTTGAGGTCAAGCTCCCTAAAATATTCGCCCGAATGGGTACCGCGGACGATTTTGTCATGGCCGGACAGTGGTTCCCAAAAATCAGCGTCTACGAGCCTGCGGGCGTGAGGGGGCGGACGACAGAGGGCTGGAATTTGCATCAATACCATGGGAACTCCGAATTTTATGCTGACTTTGGCATCTATAGCGTCCGCATTCATGTACCGGACAACTATATCGTCGCCGCAACCGGATTTCCTGTACAGGCCGCACAGGTTCGCAACAACGAAAAAATCTATCAGTTTTATGCCGACGATGTTCACGACTTTGCCTGGGCAGCGTCACCAAACTTTGTTGTCGCTGAGGAGCCCTTCTCCTCTGCCGAGGTACCGGGCGTAAAGATCAAGCTTTATTTGGACCCTGCTCATAAGGACTTGAAGGAAAGATATTTCTTCGCCGCCAAAGCTGCTCTCAAATACTTCAGCAAATGGTATGGTTCATACCCTTACTCTACCTTGTCCATAGTCGTTCCGCCTGAATCAGGCAACGGGGCTGGCGGGATGGAATATCCAACGCTGGTAACAGCCTTCGGCGCCAAAGACGAATCACCCGGTTATGATCTGGAACGGACGGTCATCCATGAGATCGGACATCAATATTTTTACGGCATGCTAGCCAGCAATGAGTTTGAAGAGGCATGGCTGGATGAGGGTTTCACTTCATACGCTGAGGATAAGCTCATGGAGCAGGAGTATGGCGTTATTCCAAACCTGCCGATCCAAGCCTCAATCATTTCTTCACCCATGTCTTTAACGCAAGAAGCATGGAAATACGGCTCACAGGATCAATACGCGCTCAACGTTTATTACCGCGCCAAGCTGCTTCTGAAAGGGATGGAACAGCAGGTCGGCTCGCAGACCATGAGTAAAATTATGAGCACCTATGCTAAAAAGTACCGGTTCAAGCATCCTGCAACAGCTGATTTCCAAAAGGTGGTCGAGCAGGTTACCCATGAATCGTGGCAAACCTTCTTTGACCAGTATGTATACGGCAATCAGATGGCCGATTTCGCAGTAGACTCCATCTCTGTACACAAAAATGACAACGATACAGCACCTGTCTATGAATCCACCGTCAAGATTTCGAAAAAGGGTGGCGACTATTCTGAGGTTCCGATCATGTTCACCTTTACCGACGGCCATACGCTGAACAAGGTTTGGAACGGAACAGGTGACAGCGCCGAGTTTAAGCTGGAATACAGCGCGCCGCTGGCCTGGGCAATGGTTGATCCGAAATACTCGATTGTGATGGAGAACAAGCATATTAACAACTATTTAAAGGCGGATATGGATAACAAGGTGCTGATCCGCTGGAACTTGAGCATCACCAAGCTGATTGAGACTCTGCTTGGAAGTCTGTCCTGGTGA
- a CDS encoding C40 family peptidase codes for MKKKFAAAALGLTLMFSMGTSVFADSSLNNVVHKTIGVTYKTGGTTTNGFDCSGFTRYVFQKLGVSIPRQSSAQFKTGTAVSKSNLRAGDLVFFNTTGAGVSHVGIYVGNGNFAHSSSSKGVTISKLSNSYFANRYIGAKRVMSTAKYKAAVYN; via the coding sequence TTGAAAAAGAAGTTTGCAGCAGCCGCACTTGGCTTAACACTTATGTTCTCGATGGGAACCAGCGTATTCGCGGATTCATCACTGAATAATGTTGTCCATAAAACGATCGGGGTTACTTACAAAACCGGCGGAACCACCACAAACGGGTTCGACTGTTCTGGTTTTACACGTTATGTATTTCAAAAGCTGGGTGTTTCCATTCCACGCCAATCCAGCGCCCAATTTAAAACAGGCACCGCAGTCTCCAAGAGCAACCTGAGAGCTGGAGATCTGGTATTTTTCAATACGACTGGCGCAGGCGTTTCCCATGTCGGAATCTACGTTGGTAATGGAAATTTTGCACATTCATCCTCTTCCAAGGGTGTTACAATCAGCAAACTAAGCAACAGTTATTTCGCCAACCGCTACATTGGCGCCAAACGAGTCATGAGCACTGCTAAATATAAAGCAGCTGTCTACAACTAA
- a CDS encoding C40 family peptidase, producing MKKKLAAAVMSFAIVFTVGAGSAFADSKMDKVIDDVIGTKYKTAGTTTSGFDCSGFTAYVFKHLGINLPHQSGSQFSMGSAVSRSDLRAGDLVFFNTSGSGVSHVGIYVGDGKFAHASTSRGVMVSSLSDSYYVNRYVGAKRVMSTDTYQTAAVDSEDNDDVQ from the coding sequence TTGAAAAAGAAGCTTGCAGCAGCAGTCATGAGTTTTGCAATCGTATTTACCGTTGGAGCCGGAAGCGCTTTCGCAGACTCCAAAATGGACAAAGTCATTGATGATGTTATCGGTACGAAATACAAAACCGCAGGAACTACAACGAGTGGCTTCGACTGTTCCGGATTTACAGCATACGTATTCAAACATCTGGGCATTAACCTGCCGCATCAATCCGGATCACAGTTTAGTATGGGCTCGGCCGTTTCCCGCAGCGACCTGAGAGCAGGAGATCTTGTATTCTTCAATACCTCTGGCTCCGGCGTTTCCCATGTCGGAATCTATGTCGGCGACGGAAAGTTTGCACATGCCTCCACATCCCGCGGAGTTATGGTTAGTTCGCTAAGTGATAGCTACTACGTCAACCGCTACGTTGGCGCGAAACGAGTCATGAGCACGGATACTTATCAAACCGCCGCCGTTGATTCCGAAGACAATGATGACGTGCAGTAA
- a CDS encoding GNAT family N-acetyltransferase — MSVSKDVFTVVPMNHEQAEICCSWRYEPPYDRVYGWLPWEQMEALGIELGDPEVRRQQYMSVLDAERALCGFAQLFPMVNVIRLGIGMRPDLCGHGLGKSFVHAIIQAARTRYAGLPVDLEVQDWNERAIRTYLKAGFEITDTYEKQTPEGIGRFHCMVYKED; from the coding sequence ATGAGCGTTTCAAAAGATGTTTTCACTGTTGTTCCCATGAATCATGAGCAAGCTGAGATTTGCTGCAGTTGGAGATATGAACCACCTTACGACCGGGTTTATGGCTGGCTTCCTTGGGAGCAAATGGAGGCGCTCGGAATTGAGCTTGGAGATCCTGAAGTACGGAGACAGCAGTATATGTCTGTTCTGGACGCTGAGAGGGCTCTATGCGGCTTTGCACAGCTCTTCCCCATGGTGAATGTTATACGGCTCGGAATCGGCATGAGGCCTGATTTATGCGGACACGGACTGGGTAAAAGCTTTGTACATGCTATCATCCAGGCAGCGAGAACACGCTATGCCGGACTGCCTGTAGATTTGGAGGTCCAAGACTGGAATGAACGTGCCATCCGCACCTACCTTAAGGCAGGATTTGAGATTACCGACACTTATGAAAAGCAGACACCGGAAGGTATCGGCCGTTTTCACTGCATGGTCTATAAAGAAGATTAA
- a CDS encoding cytochrome c → MQKWILSGVLAIACVFAIVLMFTLPGKEQVAEEQKPTMPEVTMDATAAEATIKAQSCISCHGDQLQGGVGPNLQKIGSQLSAEEIYTIVTKGKGGMPSFKDKLKSEEIANVAQWLAAKK, encoded by the coding sequence ATGCAAAAATGGATCTTGAGCGGTGTGTTAGCGATTGCATGTGTATTTGCCATCGTGCTCATGTTTACACTGCCTGGCAAAGAACAAGTTGCTGAAGAACAAAAACCAACGATGCCTGAAGTGACCATGGATGCTACAGCGGCTGAAGCAACGATTAAAGCCCAAAGCTGTATTAGCTGCCACGGTGACCAACTGCAGGGTGGTGTCGGACCTAACCTGCAAAAAATCGGCTCCCAGCTTTCTGCCGAAGAAATTTATACGATCGTTACTAAAGGTAAAGGCGGCATGCCTTCATTCAAAGACAAGCTGAAGAGTGAAGAAATTGCTAACGTAGCCCAGTGGCTCGCAGCCAAAAAATAA
- a CDS encoding 4a-hydroxytetrahydrobiopterin dehydratase: MVYTLEEVEAHLAKLEGWELEEGRWIVRKFIFSNFMKGISFVDEVAAISEAFDHHPFISIDYKNVTLRLTSWDDGGITALDIKEAHQFNELFEKMRSGEKR; the protein is encoded by the coding sequence ATGGTTTATACGCTAGAAGAAGTGGAAGCACATTTAGCGAAGTTGGAAGGCTGGGAACTGGAAGAAGGGCGCTGGATCGTGCGCAAATTTATTTTTTCCAACTTTATGAAGGGGATTTCATTTGTCGACGAGGTTGCTGCGATATCTGAAGCCTTCGATCATCATCCTTTTATCTCGATTGATTATAAGAATGTAACATTACGCCTGACGTCCTGGGATGACGGTGGTATTACCGCCCTTGACATCAAGGAAGCGCATCAGTTTAATGAACTGTTCGAAAAGATGCGCTCAGGCGAGAAACGCTAG
- the motA gene encoding flagellar motor stator protein MotA: protein MEISTIIGLILGLVSVFVGMILKGAPLISLLTPAAYVIILGGTAATLFIGFPMSELKKFPKLLKMVFVKQRLVERRDLITMFMEWASITRREGLLALETKVEEIDDDFLRNGMRMIIDGNDQDFVRDVLMEDITATEERHRAGALLFSQAGMYAPSLGVLGAVVGLIAALTKMENMGELAHAIGAAFIATLLGIFTGYVLWHPISNKLKRLSKKEIELKLMMIEGLLSIQSGVSTIAISQKLSVFLTPSERAQMNEKEAAAGEQKD from the coding sequence ATGGAAATTTCAACAATTATCGGCCTGATACTCGGTTTGGTCTCGGTCTTTGTCGGCATGATACTCAAAGGGGCACCTTTGATATCTCTGCTTACCCCCGCCGCTTATGTCATTATTCTCGGGGGCACGGCCGCTACGTTATTTATTGGTTTTCCAATGTCAGAGCTTAAGAAATTTCCTAAGCTGCTGAAAATGGTATTTGTTAAGCAACGACTGGTAGAGCGCCGTGATTTAATCACAATGTTCATGGAATGGGCGTCCATTACCCGCCGTGAAGGACTTCTTGCCTTGGAAACCAAGGTGGAGGAGATCGATGACGACTTCCTGCGGAACGGCATGCGGATGATTATTGACGGCAATGACCAGGACTTTGTGCGTGATGTTTTGATGGAAGATATCACAGCTACAGAAGAACGGCACCGTGCGGGTGCACTGCTCTTTTCCCAAGCCGGTATGTATGCTCCTTCTCTCGGGGTGCTCGGGGCCGTTGTCGGCCTGATCGCCGCCCTGACCAAGATGGAGAATATGGGCGAGCTGGCGCATGCGATTGGTGCGGCGTTTATCGCGACACTACTTGGTATTTTTACAGGCTATGTGCTGTGGCACCCGATTTCCAACAAGCTGAAACGCTTATCCAAGAAGGAAATCGAACTGAAACTCATGATGATCGAAGGACTGCTGTCCATTCAATCCGGGGTTTCCACAATTGCAATCAGTCAAAAGCTTTCCGTCTTCCTAACCCCTTCCGAGCGCGCTCAAATGAATGAGAAGGAGGCTGCTGCAGGTGAGCAAAAAGACTAG
- the motB gene encoding flagellar motor protein MotB produces the protein MSKKTRHEPHEEHADESWLLPYADLLTLLLALFIVMYAMSATDNKKFEEMSEAFNTALSTGNGVLNFSSALPSDKNLDKGKKNSEENVVNNADKQKQKSQLAKQEQEDLEKLKKQLDQYISNNGLTTLLNTKLNQSQLTITISDNALFASGSAVVKQESRQLAGAISNMLQQFPTYNVVVSGHTDNMPISNSEYASNWDLSSDRALHFMKILLQNAKLDPVKFTSTAYGEFHPIASNATDAGRAKNRRVEVSIIRKYTDESQQTSDKTK, from the coding sequence GTGAGCAAAAAGACTAGACATGAGCCTCATGAGGAGCATGCCGATGAATCGTGGCTCCTTCCCTATGCCGACCTTTTGACCCTGCTGTTGGCGCTGTTCATCGTGATGTACGCTATGAGCGCCACGGATAACAAAAAATTCGAAGAAATGAGCGAAGCTTTTAACACAGCGCTCAGTACCGGCAATGGAGTTCTGAATTTCAGCTCGGCTCTGCCTTCGGACAAAAACCTCGATAAAGGCAAGAAAAACAGCGAGGAAAATGTCGTAAACAATGCCGACAAGCAAAAACAGAAATCCCAGCTGGCGAAACAGGAACAAGAAGACCTGGAGAAGCTGAAAAAGCAGCTCGATCAATATATTAGCAATAATGGACTGACCACTCTGCTCAATACGAAGCTGAATCAATCCCAGCTGACGATTACGATCAGTGACAACGCACTCTTTGCATCAGGCAGCGCTGTCGTGAAGCAGGAATCCCGGCAGTTAGCCGGAGCGATCAGCAATATGCTGCAGCAGTTCCCAACCTATAATGTGGTCGTGTCGGGCCATACGGATAATATGCCAATCTCTAACAGTGAGTATGCCTCCAATTGGGACTTAAGCTCCGACCGGGCGCTTCACTTTATGAAGATTCTACTGCAAAATGCAAAACTTGATCCGGTAAAATTCACTTCAACTGCTTATGGAGAATTCCATCCTATCGCTTCTAATGCGACGGACGCAGGCCGGGCGAAAAACCGCCGGGTTGAAGTGTCCATCATCCGTAAATATACGGATGAATCACAGCAAACATCGGATAAAACCAAATAA
- the rluF gene encoding 23S rRNA pseudouridine(2604) synthase RluF, translated as MRINKFISETGFCSRREADKWVESGKVTINGEPAVLGSQAEEGDDVRIDGRPLNEKNKSHVYIALNKPVGITSTTEQHIKGNIVDFVGHTERIFPIGRLDKDSEGLILMTSDGDIVNKILRAEGKHEKEYIVTVDQPITTSFLTGMAGGVKILGEMTRPCIITRVSERVFKIILTEGKNRQIRRMCSAFGYSVRKLQRIRIMNITLGSLPKGKWRDLTDAEKKELSGLLNYELQ; from the coding sequence TTGCGGATTAACAAATTTATTAGTGAGACAGGGTTCTGCTCCCGTCGCGAAGCGGATAAGTGGGTAGAGAGCGGTAAAGTAACCATTAATGGCGAGCCAGCGGTTCTCGGCAGCCAAGCGGAGGAAGGGGATGATGTGCGCATTGACGGCCGTCCTCTGAATGAGAAGAATAAAAGTCATGTCTACATTGCCCTGAATAAACCTGTGGGCATTACGAGTACGACAGAGCAGCATATCAAAGGCAACATCGTTGATTTTGTAGGGCATACCGAGCGGATCTTTCCGATCGGAAGGCTGGACAAGGATTCGGAAGGGCTCATTCTCATGACCAGCGACGGGGATATCGTCAATAAAATACTGCGGGCCGAGGGCAAGCATGAGAAGGAATATATCGTGACGGTCGATCAGCCCATTACGACCTCATTCCTAACGGGGATGGCCGGAGGCGTGAAGATCCTAGGTGAGATGACACGCCCATGTATCATTACACGTGTATCCGAGCGGGTGTTCAAAATTATTTTGACAGAAGGAAAGAACAGGCAGATCCGCCGAATGTGCAGCGCCTTTGGATACAGCGTGCGGAAGCTTCAACGCATCCGGATTATGAATATCACCCTGGGATCTCTCCCAAAGGGAAAATGGCGCGATTTGACCGATGCTGAGAAAAAGGAACTCAGCGGTTTGCTCAATTACGAACTTCAGTAG
- a CDS encoding ATP-binding protein, whose amino-acid sequence MSIKNKITLIMSGSLLLILLLYILLSFYTTQANLKKDSESKMLIAARQVAASIEQSRYSSDYVERQIGEMLRMASILAAKELPEDYHDIDNNKLKKLSQEVGVTDISLMVRTREDVVIIKSSDPKEIGMSTQDWGFWFTAFKQLFNMQKVTVSQGMYIDKFWSGPFEYSTSNPGYIDKWGYYYDGKRNYMIDPYIRSDAVNDYAKMVSPEAVLDKTKVVNPQILEITCINPQTFGNERMTDNGFDSFNIKLRNRPIQYGTYNYGDVSKDKQAVSQAVKTGSNVVFDTRIHGEKVIKSFIPVFNPDQSVYIISIVMDYQIISQILHEQLFNYIAISAVLLLVVIIGSYVLAGYFIRPIKSILVKVRHVSEGHFDTPLIINSKDELGLLSSKINTMTASLSDYTNQLKQAVEENKSVKDHLESIIQQTADAIHTVDWSGRVLQVNKAFENLYGWSSSEVLGRRLKIVPDFLEDEEQQRLKALRLGDQLPPTETLRLKRDDSLVEVSISTAPVKDEDGNIISFISVSRDMTERNKMDELLRRSEKLTTVGQLAAGVAHEIRNPLTTLRGFLQLQRENNRLSPLHNEIMLSELDRINLIVSEFLILAKPQAIQFQVKSIRSILNDVISLLDSQAHLFGIEFKFEFEQEDFKVHCEENQMKQVFINIIKNSIEAMENGGIIRIELFRLNPEEIGITITDQGIGIPSHIMPKLGEPFFTSKENGTGLGLMISQGIIEGHKGMMEIFSKPGQGTRVDIILPLAGDTEQTKS is encoded by the coding sequence TTGTCCATTAAAAATAAAATAACCCTCATCATGTCTGGCTCCTTGTTGTTGATACTGCTTTTATACATACTTCTTAGCTTCTACACGACACAAGCCAATCTGAAGAAGGACAGTGAGAGCAAAATGCTTATCGCTGCCAGGCAGGTCGCTGCATCCATTGAGCAAAGCCGATACAGTTCAGATTATGTCGAGCGCCAGATCGGCGAAATGCTTAGGATGGCCTCGATATTGGCAGCCAAAGAGCTGCCGGAGGATTATCATGATATCGACAACAACAAGCTTAAAAAGCTGAGCCAGGAAGTAGGCGTAACCGATATTTCCCTTATGGTGCGCACTAGAGAAGATGTGGTCATTATTAAATCCTCTGATCCTAAGGAAATAGGCATGTCCACACAGGATTGGGGATTTTGGTTCACTGCATTTAAACAGCTGTTTAACATGCAGAAGGTTACGGTATCACAAGGAATGTATATAGATAAGTTTTGGTCAGGCCCTTTTGAATATTCAACATCAAACCCCGGTTATATCGACAAATGGGGCTATTACTATGATGGCAAACGAAATTATATGATTGACCCTTATATCAGAAGCGATGCCGTCAACGATTATGCCAAGATGGTAAGTCCAGAGGCTGTCCTGGACAAGACCAAGGTAGTGAACCCGCAAATTTTGGAGATCACATGCATCAATCCGCAGACATTTGGTAATGAGCGCATGACGGATAATGGATTTGACAGTTTTAATATAAAATTACGAAACCGTCCGATTCAATATGGTACCTATAATTACGGAGATGTATCCAAGGACAAGCAAGCCGTATCCCAAGCCGTTAAAACAGGCTCCAATGTTGTATTCGATACCCGTATTCATGGGGAGAAGGTAATTAAAAGTTTCATTCCGGTTTTTAATCCCGATCAATCGGTTTACATTATCAGCATTGTCATGGACTATCAGATCATTTCACAGATCCTTCATGAACAGTTATTTAACTACATTGCGATATCGGCGGTCCTGCTGTTGGTTGTTATCATTGGAAGTTATGTGCTGGCCGGCTATTTTATTCGCCCGATTAAGTCTATTCTGGTGAAGGTCAGGCATGTATCGGAAGGGCATTTCGACACACCTCTTATCATCAACAGCAAGGATGAGCTGGGTCTGCTGTCCTCGAAGATTAATACCATGACCGCCAGCTTAAGCGATTACACGAACCAGCTGAAGCAGGCAGTAGAGGAGAACAAATCGGTAAAAGATCATTTGGAGTCAATTATCCAGCAAACGGCGGATGCGATCCATACCGTCGATTGGTCAGGCCGTGTTCTTCAGGTTAACAAGGCCTTTGAAAATCTCTATGGCTGGAGCAGCTCCGAGGTGCTCGGTAGGCGTCTGAAGATTGTCCCCGACTTCCTGGAGGATGAAGAGCAACAGAGGCTGAAAGCATTGCGATTAGGCGATCAGCTGCCACCAACGGAAACGCTGCGCCTGAAAAGAGATGACTCTCTGGTTGAGGTAAGTATAAGTACGGCTCCTGTAAAGGATGAGGACGGCAATATTATTTCTTTTATTAGCGTCTCTAGAGATATGACAGAACGCAATAAGATGGACGAGCTCCTGCGGCGCTCTGAAAAGCTGACTACGGTGGGACAGCTTGCCGCAGGCGTAGCGCATGAGATACGCAATCCACTGACGACTCTGCGAGGATTTTTGCAGCTGCAGCGTGAGAATAATCGCTTATCGCCGCTCCATAATGAGATTATGCTGTCGGAGCTGGATCGGATTAACCTGATCGTTAGCGAGTTTCTGATTCTGGCCAAGCCGCAGGCCATTCAATTTCAGGTGAAGAGCATCCGGAGTATTTTAAATGATGTGATTTCTCTTCTCGACAGCCAAGCACATTTATTCGGCATCGAATTCAAATTTGAATTCGAGCAGGAGGACTTCAAAGTGCATTGCGAAGAGAATCAGATGAAGCAGGTTTTTATTAATATCATCAAAAACTCGATTGAAGCTATGGAAAACGGCGGTATCATCAGAATAGAATTATTCAGACTAAATCCTGAGGAAATTGGGATAACCATTACCGACCAGGGCATTGGTATTCCGAGCCATATCATGCCGAAGCTGGGTGAACCCTTCTTTACCAGCAAGGAAAATGGTACAGGCCTTGGGCTCATGATCAGCCAAGGTATTATTGAAGGCCATAAGGGGATGATGGAAATATTCAGTAAGCCGGGGCAAGGAACCCGGGTTGACATCATATTGCCTTTGGCAGGAGATACAGAACAGACCAAATCATAA
- the tadA gene encoding tRNA adenosine(34) deaminase TadA, which translates to MKEQQKHPLTVDETVDKVVHEYWMREAMMQAKLAADIGEVPIGAIIVRGEEIIGRGYNLRETSQDATAHAEIVAIREASQTIGAWRLLDCRLYVTLEPCPMCAGAIVQSRIPQVIYGTGDPKAGCAGTLMNLLQEPRFNHRTEVIEGVLQEECSSMLTQFFRKLRKKP; encoded by the coding sequence TTGAAAGAACAACAGAAGCATCCCCTTACTGTGGATGAAACTGTGGATAAAGTTGTGCATGAGTATTGGATGAGGGAAGCCATGATGCAGGCTAAACTGGCTGCAGATATTGGCGAGGTTCCGATTGGGGCCATTATTGTGCGCGGGGAAGAAATTATCGGACGAGGATACAATCTCCGTGAAACCTCACAGGATGCCACCGCACATGCGGAAATTGTGGCCATCCGGGAAGCCAGCCAAACCATCGGAGCCTGGCGCCTACTCGATTGCCGTCTTTACGTGACGCTTGAACCTTGCCCCATGTGTGCAGGAGCCATTGTTCAGTCTCGAATTCCGCAGGTGATATACGGAACTGGAGATCCGAAGGCTGGATGCGCCGGTACACTGATGAATCTGCTGCAAGAGCCGCGTTTTAATCACCGCACGGAAGTTATTGAGGGTGTACTGCAGGAGGAATGCTCCTCCATGCTAACGCAGTTTTTCCGCAAGCTGCGTAAGAAGCCATAA
- a CDS encoding small acid-soluble spore protein P produces the protein MSKPKAIPVPEAQREEQREHHRNTGGNSMQEPLSGSKKVKNRNHVDHLNKEG, from the coding sequence ATGAGCAAACCAAAAGCGATTCCCGTACCTGAAGCCCAGAGGGAAGAACAGCGCGAGCATCACCGGAACACCGGTGGAAACTCGATGCAGGAGCCACTTTCTGGCTCGAAAAAGGTTAAAAACCGTAATCATGTGGATCATTTGAATAAAGAGGGCTAA